The Gopherus flavomarginatus isolate rGopFla2 chromosome 18, rGopFla2.mat.asm, whole genome shotgun sequence genome segment ttccgcccatgctctgggaggggaggagggactagtggttagagtgggggtgggagccaggactcctgggttctctcctagctctgggagggaagtggggtctagtggttagagccaggggggactgagagccaggattcctgggttctctctccagctctgggaggggagtgggcctagtggttagagtgggggggtgggagccaggactcctgggttctccccccagctctgggagggaagtggggcctcGTGGTTggggggggagccaggactcctgggttctctccccgggtctgggaggggagtggggtccagtggttagagccagggggggctgagagccaggacttctgggttctctccccaggtctgggaggggagtggggtctagtggtgagagcagcGCATCCCTTAAACAACGCTACATGCGAATGCTGGAGAAAATGCAGAACAAGCAACATCTGGCCACAAGCTCCGGCCATAGCTCGGTTTTCGGTGGTGGAGCGTCCTCTAGCGGGCTCCCTTGGGAACGACACACTGTGTACTGAGCCCCAAAAGTCTGCACCTGTCCATTACTCAGCCAGGACATGGGGCatttggcgggggagggggcaccaGGGTCCATTCAGCTGATCCAGGGTGGAAAAGGGGGGCACAGATAGTGCGTGCGCTGAGTCCATTGAGCTGATCGTGGGTGGCTGGAAGGGGCAAAGAACTGGGTTAGATGGGGGAGCCCCTGATTGGGGGACAGCGGGGAATCTGGCTGAGCAAGAAAGCaactgcccccccgccccgaaGTCAAAACACAAAGGTCTTGTgtctcttttttcccttcttcttcACACCCAATGGCTTTGGAAAGTCAGCCGCCCGTCCCGGGGGTGGCATGCACGTCCCCCCCCAACTTACTTGGCCACAAAGACGTTAACAGGCAATATTCAAAGGTTTATGGCGACTCGTACAGAGAGAGACGCAGCGTTTCAAAAGGAGACGGACGAAATCACCGACAGAGAAGAAAGAGACTAGAAAGGGCGTGGGAGAcggcctctctccctgccccagcctgggccGTCAACCTACAAAATCCCTTGTCTGAAAAGTGTCACTGTCCAAAACCACCCGGGACACAGCGGTAAGAAATCCAGATTAAAAACCTTGCCCTTTGCGTGGGGCCATATCTCCCCACGCAGCCCCAGTGGCAAGGACctacgtagggtgaccagacgtcccaattttatagggacagtcctgatattcggggctttttcttatataggctcctattaccccccacccccatcccgatttttcacacttgctgtctggtcaccctgggctGACCACCTCATGCAAAAATGACAAGGCAGCCAGTGGAGAGGTGCTTAAAATCCAGGGCATTTGAAAAAGAACCCCCAGCAGGGCCTGGAAGGGTGTGTTCACGCTGGCATCTGGCAGTGGAGCTGTGGGGCTTTTCTCTGCAGCtagaagggctagaaactttaaaaatatatatattaaagtgAAGCGTCCCAGCTAATTCCAtccatcccagagctgggagtgTATGAACCACACGCCACATCATGAGAGTCGGGCAAACTGGCTAACACCCAGCCAGTTTGAAAAGGACCcatatttcccccccacccccagttaatAAGGCTTGTTTGCTCCTGGACTTTGGGACCACTTCTCGGAAGGACTAAAACTCAATGCACTAGTGAGGGGCTCTGCCCGCTTTGAAAGATGCACGTGCCTAATGGGGAAATGACCCAGCTGCACCACCCCAGCCAAAGCCCACCCCCGGCCCTAAGTAGGGCTTAATTGTCACCCAAACGGTTCTTTAGAAAATTGGGTTTCTGACAGACTTGGCTGCATCCTGCCGAAAATGtccatgttttgttttaatacccACCAAATGCCCCCAAAATGAAAATATGTCCCACCTGACCTGCGGCCGCGGAACTCTGTGGGAGTCGTAGTTTGGGAGCCTTCTGCTCCCATGCGCCTCTATGGTCAGGGCTCCCGGCCGGACTTCACTTCCCAGGTTGCACCGCGGCCAAGCAGGAAGGCTGTGGTgcttcatgggagatgtagtccaatcaGGCAGCCCAATTAAAAAGGGGTCTGGGAGCTGAACTACACTGCCCATGAGGCTCTGCACTGGCATTTCAGacttaaaatatttctgtttgtaGCTAATATTATAGATTTAGGGTTTCTTATTACCAAAAACTTGAAATTCAGCACAGAACCCCCCTCCATTTTCAGCCCCCCTGTAATTTTAATGTATGCGTCTTCCATGCAGCCCCCACCAGctgctcctctgccccctcccgctGGAAATTCTGGAGTGGATCTTCCACATCTGAGCCGCCTTTGCTTCCTCGCCAAGCTCTGACGTGCAGCCAGTAACGCGGCCCTTCCGCTGCGTTACCAGAGCCATTGGCTTTACTGGTGCTCCCTTGGGAAAGCTGTACAAACAACTGCTgtatcccaccccagaggtggctgcctctcAGCGCCAGGCAGAAGATCCCTGGTATCACAAATGAtgtcacacacccccacccccaccccaagcccactGGCCTCACACAGCAGGGATCGGATCCTGTGTCTCCCTTTGCAAACAGCTCCCATCAATGGCTTGACTCAGGTCTCGGGGGCGGAGGGGAGGATAGATCAGAGcatcccagtggggccaggcccCTGCGGTTTGGGGGTTAATGCAATTTGGGACTTTGATCTCCCCTCAGTTCCAGGTGGTGACTGACGAGCTACGTGGCTGGATCAGATGCCAGGTGCTGCAAGGGAcacccctcaacacacacacacaccccagcataACAGTGGGGCGGGTCGTGCCCTGCCCCATGGAAAGATGACACCCCTGTGGGCCAGGCCCTGCCCGGTGGAACGGGGTGTGTGAAGAGGCCCTGGGAGAGGGGAACGGTGGGGGGTTTGCTCTGTGTGTATTTGCACTTTGTGACTAGTCTGCATGTGTGTTGTATGtgtgttctgtggtgtgtgggtgCATCTGTAGCGTGTATGCAAATGTGAATGGGGGTATGTGTAGTGCATATGTGAATGTGTGTGCAGTGTGTATGCATGCATACATGCAGTGTGTGTACATGCATGTAGTGTGTGTCTGTAGCATGTGTGCAAGTGTGAACAGGTGTGTGTGCATAGTGAAtgtgtgtgcagtgtgtgtgtgcctaCAGAgtgcatgttgtgtgtgtgtgcaaatgtgAATGGGGTGTGTGCAGTGTATGTGTGAATGTTTGTGCAGGGTGTGCACATGTGCCTGCagagtgtgcatgtatgtgtacaTATGCAGTGTGTGGGCAcatatgtgtgtgtctgtagtGTGCAAATGTGATGGGGGTGTGCAGTGTATGTgattgtgtgtgcacgtgtgcctGCAGAATGTgtgtgcatggtgtgtgtgtgtacaaatgcagtgtgtgtgcatgcagtatgtgtgtctgtagtgtgtgtgcaAATGTGAATGGGAGTCATGAGGTGTGCACAGTGTATGTGTGAACTGTTTGTGCAGTGTGTGCGCCTGTGCTTGCAGAGtgcatgttttgtgtgtgtgtctacgTGCAGCATGTGCATGCACGTGTAAAGTGTGTCcatgcagcagtgtgtgtgtgcatgcatgtgtgtgtgcgtgcagtaTGTATGCATGAGCagtgtatatgtatgtgtctATGTGCAGTATGTGTGTGCACAGTATGTATACACGtgcaatgtgtatgtgtgtacatgcaGTGTATCTGTGTGTGCAGTATGTATACACGTGCAgtacgtgtgtgtgcgtgtgcatgagcGCAGTCTGTATGCacaccccgtgtgtgtgtgtgtgtacagtgtgtGTGCGCGCAGTATGTAtgcgcagtgtgtgtgtgtgtgtgcagtgtgtgtgcgtgcacagtatgtatgtgcagtgtgtgcgcgtgtgtacatgcagtgtgtgtgcgcacagtatgtatgtgcagtgtgtgtgtacatgcagtgtgtgtgtgcagtatgtatgtgcagtgtgtgtgcgCGCAGTATGTATGCgcagtgtgtgtgtacatgcagtgtgtgtacatgcagtgtgtgtgtgtgcagtatgtatgcgcagtgtgtgtgtgtgtgtgcagtatgtgtgtgtgcgcagtatgtgtgtgtgcacagtatGTATGCGcagtgtgtgcgcgtgtgtacaTGCAGTGTGTGTGCGCACAGTATGTATGCgcagtgtgtgtgtacatgcagtgtgtgcgtgtgtgtacatgcagtgtctgtgtgtgcgcaGTATGTatgcgctgtgtgtgtgtgtacatgcagtgtgtgtgtgtgcgcatgtatgcacgtgctgtgtgtgtgtgtgcacgcgcagaATGTATACACATGCAGCAGACACACATGTCCACACCGGGGCATCAAACCAGCTGAGGAGCAGGGGGCCCAGTGCCACCCCCTGTCCACGAGCGGGCGGCTGGAGGCGAGAGGCCAGGCAGCAGTGACACCActaggggcggggcaggggggtcaCACACtggctggctcccagaccccccacTGTGAGCTGCCCCCTGCGGCAGGCCGACACAGAGTGGGGGCCTTCTTCCGCCACAGGTGGGATCTGACTGCTGGTTCTTGTACCTCTTTGGAGCCGGGGGGGGTCGAGTCACCCCTCGCCCCCCAAATCACCCCTCCGGGCCCAGCTGCAGCTTGAGTCCCTGTGTCTGGCTGACCGACAACCCAGCCCATCCCCAGACCCAAGGAGAAGAGCACGACGCAGAACAAAACGAGTTAAACGAAAACGCCATGGGGGGTGGGATTGTGGCactcccccccggctcccccttctcccaaacctcactcccctcctatcccccccaaacctcactgCCCTGTGATCCCCCCAAACCTCGCTCCCCTCCAATCCCCCCAAACCTCGCCAGCTCCTGGGGACACACTCGCATCCAAGCACCCCCTATaagctgggggggctgtgccagATCCAATGTTCATGGGGATTGTTCATGGGGGGGACGTGACATCGATGAGGTGCTAAAAATTAGGGGGGGCTCATCCCCCCATATAATGGCTGCACCCATGACAGATTCGGGGGCAGCTCCTGGTTCCACGCAGACCCTACAAAAACAAAAGAGGACACTCAAAGATCTGGGTGCTGGGATGGAGCAGGACCCCCCCAACAGTGTCTCTGGGCAAAGGGGACGGGGGTCAGTGCCCCCCCCGGCGACGCTGGCTCAGAAGCCCCGGATGTGGCAATAGGCTTCGAGGCTGGAGAAGAGGATGTAGAGGAACCAGAGGCCCAGGAAGAGGCCGGCGGTGAGGAGCTTGGCCGGCCGGGGGCCCCCCAGCTCGCCCCCGATGCTTGGCCGGCGGCGGTACATGAGCACGCTGATGCAGACGAAGGCGAAGATGGTGAAGAGGGTGACGGAGAAGGCCAGGGTGCCCGTCTGCACCTGGAAGTCCTGGCCCTGCGCGGCCCAGTAGATGGCGGCCACCGACCAGGCCACGCCCAGGCCCAGGAACACGTTCACCGCATTGCTCCCCGTCACGTTGCCGATGGAGGCGTCGGCGCATTGGTCCTGCAGGGCGGCCACCTTGCTGGCAAAGGTGTCTGGGGGAAGAGACGGGGCATCAGCTCGCGGCCACAGAGCCGCcccgggggcccctggctggggactGGCACCTTACACCCCAACatccccgctagcccagccctgccccccagctctgccggtgcccctcactcctgacccgcagcccctgccagcccagccctgccagtgcccctcactcccgacctgcagcccccagccagcccagccctgccccccccagctctgccggtgcccctcactctcgacccgcagcccctgccagcccagccctgccagtgcccctcactcccgacctgcagcccctgccagcccagccctgccccccccagctctgccggtgcccctcactcccaaaccGCAGGCCTCTGctagccagctctgcccccccaactctgctggtgcccctcactcctgacccgcagcccctgctagcctggccctgcccccacagctctgccaatgctccaACTCTTGTAAAAGGTTCCTTCACTTCTTTAATGATCTTGGGTGACGAAGACTTGACTGATAAAGCCTCCCTCCCTCACACCGccctggggcattggggtcagtACGGACcaccaggggagagcgccccctgctgagcccccaccccactccctacagcccagcaccccctagcgCTGCCCTGtgtggggagagcgccccccacaacccctgactttcccctggcactgccccccGCGTGTCGTgtgcgggccgggccgggctccaTACCCGGGATGGAGGTGCCCAGGGCCACAAAGACCACGGCGTTGACAGAGTCCTTGAGGCCCACGGTGCAGCCGAAGTGGGAGGCCAGGTCCCCAATGAGGGCGGTGAGGAGCCCGATCACCAGGATGGAGACGCTGAAGCAGGCCCAGCCGTTCCAGTACTCGGTGGGCGGCACGCAGGCAAACAGCACCTTCCAGAACACCGTCAGGAAGTGCATGACGTAGTCGAAGCAGGACGGGAGCTTCTCCTCCCGCccgtcctcctcctcttcctcgtcaCCTGGCGGGGAACGGCAGCTTGTCAGCCAGCGTGCCAGCCCCGCGGTGCTGAAATgcggccacttctggggtgggacagggggcTGGGTATACAGGGATCCCTGGCCTGTCACTGAGATACAGCCCCTCTGGCATGGGACCCAGGGGCTGGTTATCTAGGGTCCCTGGCCTGGCacttgagatgcagccacctctcggGTGGGACACAggagctgtttatacagggacccctcaccccagcgcagagatgcagccatctctggggtggcgCACGGGGGTCTGGTTATACCCAGGCCAGCCCCAGAACCCACCTGCGCTCACAGTGATGGCGTCCAGGAACTGCTCCCTCCAGGAGTGGGTGCCGATGACCAGGGCCAGGTTGGTTTTCTTTATCAGCTTGTCCACGGTGTTctgtcagggaggggggaggggctccaGTCAGTCTCCAAATCTCGGGGGGGAGGGCGGGACTGGCACGGTCTGCTCCATGTGCCCCTCCACGAGATGAGTTGGCCAGATCCCAGCTCCATTCCCAGCCTCAAGGGCGGAACAGGCCCTGGAGAGTGACCCCCGCCCCTCACCCCCTAGCAGTGGGTCCCCGGGCACATTGCCGGGGGGGAACCACACAGGCCCCAAATTCCCACTGTCGTCCCCCCAAATCCTGTGGCTCCTGGCAGTGCAGCACCTGGCTGCCTTGGGGGTTCGAACATCGGGTGAGTAACGCTTGAGGGACTCAGGGACAAACTAGCCCCGAGCCCCTCGAGAAGCCACAGGGCTGGCACTGAAAGGGGGTCGTCGGCTTAGCCCACCCCCCTTCCGCAGCCCCTCGGGGAGCAtgatggagaaagaaagaaagaaacctgcAGAATCACTGCAGAcgagcccagctgccccccacGCCCTGCTGTTATCCCATATTGGGGGGGTCAGTTctaccctgcctgccctgcccctggcatCCGATAGTCCCCCCCTCACCCGCTTTGCTGCTGCCCCACAGGCGGATGGGAAGGCCAATACACCCTACgtctgctccccgccccctccttATGGGCGCTGTCGGTCAGGCACTGCGCCAGGGGGATGGAGCCGGAGAGGTCTGGTCCCCTTTTGCGTGAGCCGTTTGGAACAAACGTCTCGGGAGGGAAGCGTTACCTAGTGGTTGGATCTCTGGGGGCCGGAGGCCCTTTCTCTGCTCATACCACTAGCCgggtggttctcagccaggggtatgcGCGCCACTACTGAGACGGCTTCCAGGCGGTTCATCAACCCATCTCGAGCCCCtccattccctcccagagctggggctagacCCCAGGAATCCCGactcccagcctggctcctctggTCCCTTGCGGAGGGCGGCCTCACTAGCCCGGCGGAGGAGAGCAGAGTCATTGCCTTAAAGTCATACGACTCCTCGATGATGACTTCCAGCCGGCAGTTCTCCCCCAGGATCGGCTTGCCCATCTCGGCGATCCTCcaggcttcctcctcctctgccgaGAGCTTCTTGTCCCCGTCGGCTGGACAGGAGACAACCCGTGAGCCTCCCAGCCGCtacctcggtttccccatctaccTTGCCCCTCAGGGATATCACtggtccccctccccacagcatatGAGTGCCCCCCACCACCTGTAACATGTTCATCCTCCCCACATCCGGGGCCGCATGGCAATGCTCTTgtagtacagatggggaaactgaggcccagagaggcaaTTGCCAAGCCAGCACTGGTGTGAGCAGACCAGCCCCTGGTCTCTCCTGGGACAGGCTAGATGCGGAGGGTGACTCAGTCTGTCGCCCAGGGACATCCCCTCTCGCAGGCCGGGCTCTGCCCCAAAGCCAACGGAAGCCGATATCCCCACTGTGCTTGGTCGGCTTTGGGGCCGACGGCCTGACGGGGAAGCTGGAGACAGACTGGAGAAAAGCCATCGGTTTGTAAAGGGCAGGGAATaactcacccaggctggcagcaggttcTCCAGCACTGGCATGTGtaaatcaagactggctgtttTCCAGAGCTCGGCTCTAGTTCAACAGAGATTGGgctgggcaggtctctggcctgggctCTGCGGGGGATCAGACTGGGGGATCACAGGGGACCCATCTGGCTTCAGAATCTGGGAATCTATGGGTCACATCCCGAGTGATCAGGATGATGCTACTGTCAGCCAGTGGCCATAacactcatccatccatccacccatccatcctcATACGGacccatccatctatccaccccAATACGGAGctatccattcatccatctcCATATggacccatccatccatcctcatacAGACCCATCCATCCTCATACggacccatccatccatccatctccatacggacctatctatccatccatccatccccatatggACCCATCCACCCATTCATCCCCATACAGACTCATCTATCTATGCACCCATCCCCATACAgacccatccatccctccccatacagacctatctatctatctgtctatctatcccatacacccccctctctctctctatcgaGCGATCCCCCCAGAAGCTCCGGGAAGCCGGGAGCCCTGCATTCCTCCCCACCAGCCGCTCACCAAAGAGAAGCTGCAGGTGCATTTGCAGTTCCAGGCATGGGAGCTGGACCAATGTTTACAGTGGGGGGgcactgagagccattgaaccccACTGCAAACCCTGCACATTATGGAAACCAGCCCCCCTGGTCCCAGCtaaccccagggctccagcccggGACGTCTCTGTGACTAAATCCCTGCCCACATGCCCACCTCACCCTGCGCCGAGCGAGACCCCACAACATCTCACTCATCAGACACTCAGTGGGAGCGACCGGGAGGGGGCAGGTTTGCCTGCCAGCACTTGGCATCTCTATAGCAACTGCCATGGTGGGTCCTGGCGGGGTTTGCAAGTGTTAGCCAGCTGAGCATCACAACCTCAGTGCCAGGGAGGCTGGCACCACCAACGGGAAATCTGAGGCACAGGCACTTGAgtggctggcagcagcagcacacagaacagaactcaggagtcctggctaccagccccccgtctctaaccactagactccactcccctcccagagctgggaatagaacccaggagtcctggctcccagtctctgcTTTAACCAGAATTCAGCACTCGCTCCCTTAAGGTATACGTCACGGTTCTGGAAATTTTGTTCCAACATTATTCCTACATCAAATCCTTTTAAAGGGCAGAGCAAACACACAGTATTTCTAAAACCACTTGAAAGGTTTCAAATATTTTATGCTCCTAATACTtggctgcagcctgtttcttGAGCTGCCCGGGGACCGCTCCACAAACTTCTGCTTTGAAATTTGCTTTTCATTTAACTGGCATGTGTATTTTGTGCTTCTGTGTGGAGGTTtacagctctgtgtgtgtttacATGTGTGCACACGAGTCCGTGCATGTTAGGGTGGACAGGTGTGTGCAAGAACTGGTGTACGTGTGATTTGTGTTGGCACATGTGTACATATGTTTGCATTTGTGTGCATCTGTGTTTATGTGTCAGGGCCTGCATGCGTGGGCATGTATGTATAGTCGTATGTTATATGTTGGGAATAGCTGCTGTAAGAACAGCTAAAACAGCAGCCTCCACTCAAAACACGGGCACATGTCCCTGTCAAAAACACAGGCCCATGCAAGGCACATGTGGGCAAAGAGGACGCTGTTTTAGGAAGGTTTATGCACATAAGTGACAGAGAGGCTGGAAGACCAGAGACACGGTGAGACAGAAGGAAGCAGGATTGGTAGGTTGACCCTGAGAAAAAGCTGAGAGGATTTTTGGTCAGCGTGCTGCCTGGAAAGGGacttggaactgtgagcaaag includes the following:
- the LOC127037103 gene encoding uncharacterized protein LOC127037103 isoform X1 gives rise to the protein MQQCVCACMCVCVQYVCMSSVYVCVYVQYVCAQYVYTCNVYVCTCSVSVCAVCIHVQYVCVRVHERSLYAHPVCVCVYSVCARSMYAQCVCYVCAVCVYMQCVCAVCMCSVCARSMYAQCVCTCSVCTCSVCVCSMYAQCVCVCAVCVCAQYVCVHSMYAQCVRVCTCSVCAHSMYAQCVCTCSVCVCVHAVSVCAQYVCAVCVCTCSVCVCACMHVLCVCVHAQNVYTCSRHTCPHRGIKPAEEQGAQCHPLSTSGRLEARGQAAVTPLGAGQGGHTLAGSQTPHCELPPAAGRHRVGAFFRHRWDLTAGSCTSLEPGGVESPLAPQITPPGPAAA
- the LOC127037103 gene encoding uncharacterized protein LOC127037103 isoform X2, yielding MQQCVCACMCVCVQYVCMSSVYVCVYVQYVCAQYVYTCNVYVCTCSVSVCAVCIHVQYVCVRVHERSLYAHPVCVCVYSVCARSMYAQCVCVVCARSMYAQCVCTCSVCTCSVCVCSMYAQCVCVCAVCVCAQYVCVHSMYAQCVRVCTCSVCAHSMYAQCVCTCSVCVCVHAVSVCAQYVCAVCVCTCSVCVCACMHVLCVCVHAQNVYTCSRHTCPHRGIKPAEEQGAQCHPLSTSGRLEARGQAAVTPLGAGQGGHTLAGSQTPHCELPPAAGRHRVGAFFRHRWDLTAGSCTSLEPGGVESPLAPQITPPGPAAA
- the LOC127037103 gene encoding uncharacterized protein LOC127037103 isoform X3; translation: MQQCVCACMCVCVQYVCMSSVYVCVYVQYVCAQYVYTCNVYVCTCSVSVCAVCIHVQYVCVRVHERSLYAHPVCVCVVCARSMYAQCVCTCSVCTCSVCVCSMYAQCVCVCAVCVCAQYVCVHSMYAQCVRVCTCSVCAHSMYAQCVCTCSVCVCVHAVSVCAQYVCAVCVCTCSVCVCACMHVLCVCVHAQNVYTCSRHTCPHRGIKPAEEQGAQCHPLSTSGRLEARGQAAVTPLGAGQGGHTLAGSQTPHCELPPAAGRHRVGAFFRHRWDLTAGSCTSLEPGGVESPLAPQITPPGPAAA